From Acidobacteriota bacterium, a single genomic window includes:
- a CDS encoding CHAT domain-containing protein → MRLVLLTTFTIILCLCVGPVPVFAGAGSLEDAELLESRSAELGRDWRRESVIDASELLERAADLRLAERNYRRAVADLRESAFFATIANDGARAGRLLARALEVSRTNRSVDDEILVRCDLVQRLLESGLLDEAKAEVERFSRLRPTEESVFASMLFARAELSSYLDEPESSIKNYSDAAEILVRLGDIRRAANSYLSLGYAYLALNRFAESRRSFARSLEASTDSANVRGVALANIGLGALAGRIDDKQAALDSYGLAERAFPDGLDLSELSALYSGLANVYESFGTWEAALGYREKALRTGEESGHQIGIAGSFWAAARANRVLGRNDAAISYLDSCIAKAAKLKIKSLVGYCSLEKGFSFLGNSQFQQAEKSFGAALREFEKIGNLRGIGMTANGLGRIHLRLGDRLRARKNFSRSLEIDRRIRDTFAEAEDLFQLARIDALDGNGGSALDLVRKSVEITDSLTNGVFNDRLRSTYVSSIYDRYELLIGLLVAKHGEQPEAGFDVEALRISENSRARVLRERLGLAGLEFSKNSDPDLLRRARELRSVINSNSERLTELLATPEPREDEVIRIEGEISGLQAELDELNSQLKRSNPMLGKIKDPRNFDLATFQEQVTDDETIVLEFFLGAQESFLWTIRKGDVEVTVLPPRVRIEERVDRLRDAVAARAIRPDDSIESFSQRAATADLTLRTEGRSLSEMLFSRIAPKLQGKKLIVVADGKLHYYPVSALPMPLSDRDDPLILTNQVIYAHSAASLQLLREKDPESVKTSKPVLVFSDPVFGEDDPRLPAAVSAENTEAAVTFRRLSGSAEEGATVARILGADPDSVLSGFQATRENAIADRVSEYRVIHFATHGVVDDVRPELSGIALSRFDRAGRKIDQMIRINDVFGLDLRAELVVLSACQTGYGNETRGEGIESLSTGFINAGARSVVASLWKVEDAAARQLMEKFYEELSRGQSTAPEALRVAQIELLKDPQFRSPYFWAAFTVQGDPTTKVEFRRRLAYEFLLPAVFVPFLILLLVLTRLKKRAYSNENS, encoded by the coding sequence ATGCGTCTTGTTTTGTTGACGACTTTCACCATTATCCTGTGTCTTTGCGTCGGGCCGGTTCCGGTCTTCGCGGGTGCCGGTTCGCTTGAAGATGCCGAACTTCTCGAATCCCGTTCCGCGGAACTCGGCCGCGATTGGAGACGCGAGTCGGTGATCGATGCATCGGAACTCCTCGAACGGGCCGCCGACCTTCGATTGGCGGAGAGAAATTACCGGCGGGCGGTGGCCGATCTGCGTGAGTCGGCGTTTTTCGCGACGATTGCCAATGACGGCGCGCGGGCGGGCCGGCTGCTCGCCCGCGCCCTTGAGGTTTCGCGCACCAATCGGTCGGTAGACGACGAGATCCTCGTTCGATGCGACCTCGTTCAAAGACTCCTCGAATCCGGTCTTTTAGACGAGGCAAAAGCCGAGGTCGAACGATTCTCGCGTCTGCGCCCGACAGAGGAATCCGTCTTCGCTTCGATGCTCTTCGCGAGGGCCGAATTATCGTCGTATCTTGACGAACCCGAATCATCGATCAAGAACTATTCGGATGCGGCGGAGATTCTCGTTCGGCTCGGCGATATCCGTCGAGCGGCCAACAGCTATCTTTCGCTCGGATACGCTTATTTGGCGCTCAATCGGTTTGCCGAGTCGCGCCGGAGTTTTGCGCGCTCGCTCGAAGCGTCAACCGACTCCGCGAATGTTCGCGGAGTCGCGCTCGCCAATATCGGACTCGGCGCTCTTGCCGGCAGGATCGATGACAAGCAAGCCGCGCTCGACTCGTACGGTCTTGCCGAACGAGCGTTTCCGGATGGTTTGGACCTCAGCGAATTGTCGGCGCTCTATTCCGGATTGGCCAATGTTTACGAGAGCTTCGGCACTTGGGAAGCCGCGCTCGGTTACCGGGAAAAGGCCCTGCGAACAGGTGAGGAATCAGGGCATCAGATCGGGATCGCCGGGTCATTTTGGGCCGCGGCGCGAGCCAATCGCGTGCTCGGACGCAACGATGCCGCGATATCTTATCTGGATTCGTGCATTGCGAAGGCCGCGAAGCTGAAGATCAAGTCGCTGGTCGGGTATTGCAGCCTCGAAAAGGGTTTTTCGTTTCTTGGCAATTCCCAGTTTCAACAGGCGGAGAAGAGCTTTGGTGCCGCGCTTCGGGAGTTTGAAAAGATCGGAAATCTTCGCGGTATCGGAATGACCGCCAACGGATTGGGCCGGATCCATTTGCGACTCGGCGACCGTCTTCGGGCGCGCAAAAACTTCTCACGATCGCTCGAGATCGACCGGCGGATACGCGACACATTCGCCGAGGCCGAGGATCTGTTCCAACTGGCCCGGATCGACGCGCTCGACGGCAACGGCGGTTCGGCGCTCGACCTCGTTCGCAAATCGGTCGAGATCACCGACTCGCTGACGAATGGCGTTTTCAATGATCGCCTCCGTTCGACCTACGTTTCAAGCATCTACGATCGTTACGAATTGTTGATCGGTCTCCTTGTTGCGAAACACGGCGAGCAGCCTGAAGCCGGTTTTGATGTCGAGGCGCTGCGCATAAGTGAGAATTCAAGGGCGCGCGTGCTTCGCGAACGGCTCGGGCTGGCGGGACTCGAGTTTTCAAAGAATTCGGATCCAGACCTGCTGCGCCGGGCCCGCGAGCTGCGTTCAGTCATCAATTCGAACTCGGAACGGCTGACGGAACTGCTCGCCACGCCCGAGCCGCGTGAAGATGAGGTCATTCGGATCGAAGGAGAGATCTCCGGCCTTCAGGCCGAACTCGACGAACTCAATTCGCAGCTCAAGAGGTCGAATCCGATGCTTGGGAAGATCAAAGATCCCCGCAATTTTGACCTAGCAACTTTTCAGGAGCAGGTCACAGACGATGAAACGATCGTCCTCGAGTTCTTTCTCGGTGCGCAGGAGAGCTTTCTGTGGACGATCCGCAAAGGCGACGTTGAGGTAACGGTTCTTCCGCCGCGTGTCCGGATCGAAGAACGGGTCGATAGACTTCGCGATGCGGTCGCGGCCCGGGCGATCCGTCCGGACGATTCGATCGAGAGTTTCAGCCAACGGGCCGCGACGGCCGATCTGACCTTGCGGACGGAAGGCCGGTCGCTGAGCGAGATGTTATTCAGCCGCATCGCGCCAAAACTGCAGGGCAAGAAATTGATCGTGGTCGCCGACGGAAAGCTGCATTACTATCCGGTTTCGGCATTGCCGATGCCGTTGAGCGACCGTGACGACCCATTGATTCTTACGAACCAGGTAATCTACGCGCATTCGGCGGCAAGTCTTCAGTTGCTTCGTGAAAAGGATCCGGAGTCCGTGAAGACCTCCAAGCCCGTGCTGGTGTTTTCTGATCCGGTTTTCGGTGAGGATGATCCGCGACTTCCAGCCGCCGTATCGGCTGAGAACACGGAGGCAGCCGTGACATTCCGGCGCCTCAGCGGATCCGCGGAAGAGGGCGCGACGGTGGCGCGGATCCTCGGCGCCGATCCGGATTCCGTTTTGTCGGGTTTTCAGGCGACGCGCGAAAATGCGATTGCGGACCGAGTCTCGGAGTACAGGGTCATCCACTTTGCGACGCACGGCGTTGTCGATGACGTTCGTCCGGAGCTTTCGGGGATTGCACTGTCAAGATTCGATCGTGCCGGCCGAAAGATCGACCAAATGATCCGGATCAATGATGTTTTCGGATTGGATCTGAGAGCGGAACTTGTCGTCTTGAGCGCGTGTCAGACGGGTTACGGGAACGAGACCCGCGGCGAGGGGATCGAAAGCCTTTCGACCGGTTTTATCAACGCCGGCGCGAGGTCGGTCGTTGCGAGTCTCTGGAAGGTTGAGGATGCGGCGGCGCGGCAATTGATGGAGAAGTTCTACGAAGAACTCTCTCGGGGTCAAAGCACCGCGCCCGAAGCGTTGAGGGTCGCGCAGATCGAATTGCTCAAGGATCCGCAATTCCGGTCTCCATATTTCTGGGCCGCGTTCACGGTCCAGGGCGATCCGACGACCAAGGTCGAATTCCGGCGCCGGTTGGCCTACGAATTCCTGCTCCCGGCCGTTTTTGTACCGTTTCTTATCTTGTTGCTCGTTCTCACAAGGCTGAAGAAAAGGGCTTATTCAAACGAAAATTCGTAG